The proteins below are encoded in one region of Syngnathus acus chromosome 2, fSynAcu1.2, whole genome shotgun sequence:
- the her9 gene encoding hairy-related 9 gives MPADIMEKQTGSPMAGAPANGSHTPDKPKNASEHRKSSKPIMEKRRRARINESLGQLKTLILDALKKDSSRHSKLEKADILEMTVKHLRNLQRVQMSAAALSPDAAVLSKYRAGFNECMNEVTRFLSTSEGVNVEVRSRLLTHLSGCMSQMMAINYSQQAASQQAHLTQPLHVQLPSTLPISPGAAMASKLSPAEVASPKVFGGFQLVPASDGQFAFLIPNPAFAAATAPVIPLYANAGLPMAVNGPSAGTAASPVHGMTSFSGGSQAVSPVGVSPGPDGGEVVWRPW, from the exons ATGCCAGCCGACATCATGGAGAAGCAGACGGGGTCCCCGATGGCTGGTGCCCCTGCAAACGGATCACACACGCCGGACAAGCCCAAAAATGCCAGTGAGCATAGAAAG TCATCCAAGCCCATTATGGAAAAAAGACGCAGAGCAAGAATCAACGAAAGTCTCGGCCAACTTAAGACGCTCATCCTGGACGCGCTAAAAAAAGAT AGCTCCAGACACTCCAAGCTGGAGAAGGCAGACATCCTAGAGATGACAGTGAAGCACTTGAGAAACCTGCAGCGAGTGCAGATGAGTG CGGCCGCTCTCTCCCCTGACGCCGCCGTGCTGAGCAAGTACAGAGCCGGCTTCAACGAGTGCATGAACGAGGTCACGCGCTTCTTGTCCACTTCGGAGGGGGTGAATGTGGAGGTGAGGTCGAGGCTGCTCACCCACCTGTCGGGCTGCATGAGCCAGATGATGGCCATCAACTACTCGCAGCAGGCCGCGTCCCAGCAAGCTCACCTCACTCAGCCCCTGCACGTCCAGCTGCCCTCCACCCTGCCCATCAGCCCCGGCGCCGCCATGGCCTCCAAACTCAGCCCGGCCGAGGTCGCTTCCCCCAAGGTGTTTGGGGGCTTCCAGCTGGTGCCCGCCTCCGATGGACAGTTTGCTTTCTTGATCCCCAACCCGGCCTTTGCAGCAGCCACAGCCCCAGTGATCCCACTTTATGCGAATGCCGGGCTGCCCATGGCGGTCAACGGGCCCTCGGCGGGCACCGCCGCCTCACCCGTACACGGCATGACCTCCTTCTCTGGGGGATCCCAGGCGGTCAGCCCGGTAGGAGTGAGTCCCGGTCCGGACGGCGGCGAGGTTGTGTGGCGGCCTTGGTAG